One genomic segment of Cellulophaga sp. HaHaR_3_176 includes these proteins:
- a CDS encoding energy transducer TonB, with the protein MSLLDTKHKKKSLTLTTILLSALLVLLFYIGLTSLDPPEENGIAINFGTTDFGSGKVQPTEKIKSEPLDKPITPPVEQEKVEEVVPEAESPKEQPSEKIITQESEESVVIKQQKEAKRKADAAAKAAKEAADKVEKDKQEAKEKAQREQDAKRKKLDEMMGGLNKSDGSSSGGEGNDSKSGDKGSPDGNPYATSYYGAPGSGSGTKGYGLNGRSLAGNSSVKPDCNEEGRVVVKIFVDRNGRVIDAIPGVKGTTNTDPCLMGPAKATANSHTWKPDPNAPSQQVGFVVVDFKVRE; encoded by the coding sequence ATGTCGTTACTAGATACAAAACACAAGAAGAAATCACTTACACTTACAACAATATTGTTAAGTGCACTCTTGGTGTTGCTTTTTTATATCGGACTTACATCTTTAGATCCTCCAGAAGAAAATGGAATTGCTATAAATTTTGGTACTACTGATTTTGGTAGCGGTAAAGTGCAGCCAACAGAGAAAATAAAGTCAGAGCCTTTAGATAAACCAATTACACCTCCTGTAGAGCAAGAAAAAGTGGAAGAAGTAGTTCCTGAGGCGGAATCCCCAAAAGAGCAGCCTTCTGAGAAAATTATTACGCAAGAAAGTGAAGAGTCTGTGGTTATAAAACAACAGAAAGAAGCTAAGCGTAAAGCTGATGCTGCAGCAAAAGCAGCTAAAGAAGCGGCTGATAAAGTAGAAAAAGATAAGCAGGAAGCAAAAGAGAAAGCCCAAAGAGAGCAAGATGCTAAACGCAAAAAGCTTGATGAAATGATGGGTGGTCTCAATAAATCTGATGGATCATCATCTGGTGGTGAAGGCAATGATTCGAAATCGGGAGATAAAGGTAGTCCAGATGGTAATCCTTATGCTACTAGTTATTATGGGGCTCCAGGTTCAGGAAGTGGAACTAAGGGATATGGATTGAATGGCAGGTCATTGGCAGGCAATAGTTCTGTAAAGCCAGACTGTAATGAAGAAGGTAGGGTTGTTGTTAAAATTTTTGTAGATAGAAATGGTCGAGTTATCGATGCTATTCCTGGAGTAAAAGGTACAACGAATACGGATCCTTGTTTAATGGGGCCGGCAAAAGCAACTGCAAATTCTCATACATGGAAACCAGATCCTAATGCGCCAAGCCAACAAGTAGGTTTTGTAGTAGTAGATTTTAAAGTTCGAGAATAA
- the nhaD gene encoding sodium:proton antiporter NhaD: METIIIIVFLAGYLAITLEHNLKIDKLIPALAMMAILWAIIALSHMDVFEVNTALRELEPTHIEEILLHHLGKTAEILFFLLGAMTIVEIIDYFDGFATIKGFIKTKSKTRLLWLFSILAFILSAIIDNLTATIVLITILQKVIRERETRLWFAGIIIIAANAGGAWSPIGDVTTTMLWIANKVSALQLVEHVLIPSIVCMVIPVFVASKFKVFKGKIEGELEEEEVVPKSKYGAIMLYLGLGAIVFVPIFKTVTHLPPYVGMMLSLAVVATFAEIYSNSKFNITNVDGGESEAAGHHSPVHHSLSKIELPSILFFFGILLAVAAMESLGILFHAAGSLNEAIPNTDIVVMLFGVGSAVIDNVPLVAASLGMFSEGMDAPLWHFIAYSAGTGGSMLIIGSAAGVVAMGMEKIDFFWYLKNIAWLALIGFLAGAGTFVLLRDFVLNA; this comes from the coding sequence ATGGAAACTATTATTATTATTGTCTTTCTTGCCGGGTACCTGGCTATCACTTTAGAGCATAATCTAAAAATAGACAAACTTATACCAGCATTAGCAATGATGGCTATACTTTGGGCTATAATTGCATTATCTCATATGGATGTTTTTGAGGTAAATACAGCACTTAGAGAATTAGAGCCTACTCATATAGAAGAAATACTGCTGCATCATTTAGGTAAAACAGCAGAAATCTTATTCTTTTTATTGGGTGCAATGACAATTGTTGAAATAATTGATTATTTCGATGGTTTTGCCACTATAAAAGGCTTTATAAAAACAAAAAGTAAAACAAGACTCTTATGGCTTTTTTCAATCTTAGCTTTTATTCTTTCTGCAATTATAGATAACCTTACGGCTACTATTGTATTGATTACTATTTTGCAAAAAGTTATAAGAGAAAGAGAAACTAGATTATGGTTTGCGGGTATTATCATTATTGCAGCGAATGCAGGTGGTGCTTGGTCTCCAATCGGAGATGTAACAACGACAATGCTTTGGATTGCGAATAAAGTATCAGCATTACAGTTAGTAGAACATGTATTAATCCCATCAATTGTGTGTATGGTTATACCTGTGTTTGTAGCTAGTAAGTTTAAGGTTTTTAAAGGTAAAATTGAAGGAGAATTAGAGGAAGAAGAAGTTGTTCCGAAATCTAAATATGGAGCAATAATGTTGTATTTAGGTCTTGGTGCAATCGTATTTGTTCCAATTTTTAAAACAGTTACTCATTTACCTCCTTATGTAGGTATGATGTTATCATTAGCAGTTGTTGCAACATTTGCTGAAATATATAGTAATTCTAAATTTAATATTACAAATGTAGATGGTGGAGAAAGTGAAGCTGCAGGTCATCATAGCCCAGTTCATCATTCTTTATCTAAAATTGAGTTGCCAAGTATTTTATTTTTCTTTGGTATCTTATTAGCTGTTGCTGCAATGGAGTCTCTAGGTATTTTGTTTCATGCTGCAGGAAGTTTAAATGAAGCAATTCCTAATACTGATATTGTAGTAATGTTATTTGGTGTTGGTTCAGCTGTGATTGATAATGTTCCTTTGGTTGCTGCAAGTTTAGGTATGTTTTCTGAAGGTATGGATGCTCCATTATGGCACTTTATAGCATATTCAGCTGGTACAGGTGGTAGTATGTTAATAATTGGTTCTGCTGCGGGTGTTGTTGCAATGGGAATGGAAAAAATAGATTTCTTCTGGTATTTAAAGAATATTGCATGGTTAGCTTTAATTGGGTTTTTAGCTGGTGCAGGTACTTTTGTATTGTTGAGAGATTTTGTGTTAAACGCATAA
- the murF gene encoding UDP-N-acetylmuramoyl-tripeptide--D-alanyl-D-alanine ligase has translation MKIEKLHKLFLQFPIICTDTRKISENCIFFALKGDNFNGNSYANKAIEGGASFAIVDEEEYATNNNTILVSNTLETLQKLANYHRNYSNAKVIGLTGSNGKTTTKELINSVLSTTYKTIATVGNLNNHIGVPLSLLTIKEDTEIAIIEMGANHKKEIEFLSSIAEPDFGYITNFGKAHLEGFGSEEGVIEGKSELYEFLINNDKQIFFNADDAIQFEKLNSYIKKYGFSQIDSKFYQIKLIDANPFVEIEFDNILITTKLIGAYNFINCCAAITMGKYFNITISEIKKGIESYIPSNNRSQIIEKNGNKIILDAYNANPSSMQVALDNLKNLKAEHKIAFLGDMFELGNTAKKEHQNIADLAFSMNFDITFLIGENFSNTNTNNKIYTSFDELREHLKHNKIEKSTILIKGSRGMALERILDLL, from the coding sequence ATGAAAATAGAAAAGCTACACAAACTGTTTTTACAGTTCCCTATAATATGCACAGATACTAGAAAAATATCTGAAAATTGTATTTTTTTTGCTTTAAAGGGCGATAATTTCAACGGTAATTCTTACGCAAATAAAGCTATAGAAGGCGGAGCTTCTTTTGCTATTGTCGACGAAGAAGAGTACGCCACTAACAACAATACCATATTAGTTTCTAACACACTAGAAACACTACAAAAGCTAGCCAATTACCATAGAAATTATTCAAACGCAAAAGTTATTGGCCTAACTGGCAGTAATGGAAAAACTACTACAAAAGAACTAATCAACTCAGTGCTATCAACAACATACAAAACAATAGCAACAGTCGGTAATTTAAACAATCATATTGGCGTACCACTAAGCCTGTTAACCATAAAAGAAGATACTGAAATTGCAATTATAGAAATGGGCGCTAACCATAAAAAAGAAATTGAATTTTTGAGCAGTATAGCTGAACCTGATTTTGGCTATATCACAAATTTTGGAAAAGCACACTTAGAAGGATTTGGAAGCGAAGAAGGCGTGATAGAAGGAAAAAGTGAACTTTATGAATTTTTAATTAATAATGACAAACAAATATTTTTTAATGCTGATGACGCCATTCAATTTGAAAAATTAAATAGTTATATAAAAAAGTACGGGTTTAGTCAAATCGATTCCAAATTCTATCAAATAAAACTAATCGATGCCAATCCTTTTGTTGAAATTGAATTTGACAACATATTAATTACCACCAAACTTATAGGCGCTTATAATTTTATCAACTGTTGTGCAGCTATTACAATGGGGAAATATTTCAACATTACTATATCTGAAATAAAAAAAGGAATAGAAAGTTATATTCCTTCAAACAATAGGTCACAAATAATTGAAAAAAACGGAAATAAAATTATTTTAGATGCTTACAATGCAAACCCTAGCAGCATGCAAGTTGCCTTAGATAACTTAAAAAACCTTAAAGCCGAACATAAAATAGCATTTTTAGGTGATATGTTCGAGCTTGGAAACACTGCTAAAAAAGAACACCAAAATATAGCCGACTTAGCTTTTTCTATGAATTTTGATATTACTTTTTTAATAGGTGAAAATTTCTCAAACACAAATACGAATAACAAAATCTACACATCTTTTGACGAATTAAGAGAACACCTTAAACATAATAAAATCGAAAAAAGCACTATTCTGATAAAAGGATCTAGAGGAATGGCCCTAGAAAGAATCTTAGACTTATTGTAA
- a CDS encoding biopolymer transporter ExbD: protein MKLKGRNKVSPDFSMSSMTDIVFLLLVFFMLTSNSPNALDLLLPKAKGKSTSSQNVSVSINKNLEYFVNNERINGEYIEIELKKALKGQEKPTIILRAEESVAIKEAVNVMDIANKNNFKVILAVRPN from the coding sequence ATGAAACTAAAAGGTAGAAATAAAGTAAGCCCAGACTTTAGTATGTCTTCAATGACAGATATTGTCTTTTTATTGTTAGTGTTTTTTATGCTGACATCTAACTCTCCTAATGCATTAGATTTATTATTGCCAAAAGCAAAAGGAAAGTCGACAAGCTCTCAAAATGTATCTGTAAGTATAAATAAGAATTTAGAGTACTTCGTAAATAACGAAAGAATTAACGGAGAATACATTGAAATTGAATTAAAAAAAGCACTAAAAGGTCAAGAGAAACCAACTATTATTCTAAGAGCCGAAGAAAGCGTAGCTATTAAAGAAGCAGTTAATGTTATGGATATAGCTAACAAGAATAATTTTAAAGTTATTTTGGCTGTGCGACCTAATTAA
- a CDS encoding MotA/TolQ/ExbB proton channel family protein, whose translation MLLFQDLVDETQIGEVISEEKTLSVIDLIINGGTGSIIIISVLFVMLFVALYIYFERVFAIKAASKIDKNFMNQIRDHVTNGKLDAAKILCAQTDSPVARLTEKGISRIGKPLEDINKAIENAGTLEVYKLEKNVSILATVAGAAPMIGFLGTVIGMILAFHEMASSGGQAEMGSLASGIYTAMTTTVAGLIVGIIAYIGYNHLVNRTDKVVHKMEANAVDFMDLLNEPL comes from the coding sequence ATGTTATTGTTTCAAGATCTTGTAGATGAAACTCAAATTGGTGAAGTTATTTCTGAAGAGAAAACGCTTTCCGTAATAGATTTAATCATTAATGGTGGTACAGGTAGTATTATTATTATATCAGTATTATTTGTAATGCTTTTTGTTGCCTTGTATATTTATTTTGAGCGTGTTTTTGCTATTAAAGCGGCTTCTAAGATTGATAAAAATTTTATGAATCAAATTAGGGATCACGTTACTAATGGTAAATTGGATGCAGCAAAAATTCTTTGTGCTCAAACAGATTCTCCTGTAGCTAGGTTAACTGAAAAAGGAATATCTCGTATAGGTAAGCCATTAGAGGATATTAATAAAGCAATTGAGAATGCAGGAACATTAGAAGTGTATAAGCTAGAGAAAAACGTAAGTATTTTAGCTACAGTTGCGGGTGCGGCACCAATGATTGGTTTTTTGGGTACTGTAATTGGTATGATTTTAGCTTTTCATGAAATGGCATCAAGTGGAGGCCAGGCAGAAATGGGATCTTTGGCATCGGGTATTTATACTGCAATGACGACTACTGTGGCAGGTTTGATAGTTGGTATTATAGCTTATATTGGTTATAATCACCTAGTGAACCGTACAGATAAAGTTGTGCATAAAATGGAGGCTAATGCAGTTGATTTTATGGATTTGTTGAATGAACCTCTTTAA
- a CDS encoding folylpolyglutamate synthase/dihydrofolate synthase family protein → MTYNEVLNWMFVQLPMYQQKGKIAHSGKLDGILSLSKYLKNPENKFKSIHVAGTNGKGSSSHMLASILQEAGYKVGLYTSPHLKDFRERIKINGNCIDENKVVSFIEDNIVYLKENKLSFFEMTVGMAFDFFAKEKVDIAIVEVGLGGRLDSTNIITPEVSLITNIGFDHVDLLGDTLEKIAVEKGGIIKDNIPVVISETQKETSSVFREIAENKNASIVFADSETIENYKTSLLGSYQVKNVKGVLCVVKQLKSFKISSNNIQQGLLKVVENTGLLGRWQILSDKPMVVCDTAHNSEGLKIVIEQINNQQFENLHIVMGFVKDKDLDIVLPLLPKNAKYYLCKPDIDRGLDVEVLRSRFLNFGLKIDSYLSVNKAFNAAIENASKEDFVFVGGSNFVIAEII, encoded by the coding sequence ATGACTTATAATGAGGTTTTAAATTGGATGTTTGTTCAACTTCCAATGTATCAACAAAAAGGTAAAATCGCACATTCTGGAAAGTTAGATGGTATTTTATCATTATCTAAGTATCTTAAAAATCCTGAAAATAAATTTAAAAGCATTCATGTAGCGGGAACTAATGGGAAAGGTTCTAGTAGTCACATGTTGGCTTCAATTCTGCAAGAGGCTGGTTATAAAGTCGGCTTATATACATCTCCACATTTAAAAGATTTCCGAGAACGTATTAAAATTAATGGAAACTGTATCGATGAAAATAAAGTAGTAAGCTTTATAGAAGATAATATAGTGTACTTAAAAGAGAATAAACTGTCTTTTTTTGAAATGACAGTGGGTATGGCTTTTGATTTTTTCGCAAAGGAAAAGGTTGATATTGCTATTGTAGAAGTTGGTTTAGGAGGGCGTTTAGATTCTACAAATATTATAACTCCAGAAGTTTCTTTAATAACAAACATAGGTTTCGATCATGTAGATTTGTTGGGTGATACGCTAGAGAAAATTGCAGTAGAAAAAGGTGGAATTATAAAAGACAATATTCCTGTTGTAATTAGTGAGACGCAAAAGGAGACCTCTTCAGTGTTTAGAGAAATTGCTGAAAATAAAAATGCTTCAATAGTTTTTGCAGACAGTGAAACTATAGAAAATTATAAAACCTCTTTATTAGGGAGTTATCAGGTTAAGAATGTAAAAGGAGTACTTTGTGTTGTAAAACAATTAAAGTCCTTTAAAATATCATCTAATAACATTCAGCAAGGTCTTTTAAAGGTTGTTGAAAATACTGGGTTGCTTGGGCGTTGGCAGATTTTATCTGATAAGCCAATGGTGGTTTGTGATACGGCACATAATTCTGAGGGGTTAAAAATTGTAATTGAGCAAATCAATAACCAACAGTTTGAGAATTTGCATATAGTGATGGGTTTTGTAAAAGACAAAGATTTAGACATTGTTTTACCTCTTTTGCCTAAAAACGCAAAATATTATTTGTGTAAACCTGATATTGACCGTGGTTTAGATGTTGAAGTATTAAGAAGTAGATTTTTAAACTTCGGACTTAAAATTGACTCTTATTTATCTGTAAATAAAGCGTTTAATGCGGCTATTGAAAATGCAAGTAAAGAAGATTTTGTTTTTGTGGGAGGAAGCAATTTTGTAATTGCAGAAATTATTTAA
- a CDS encoding acyl-CoA dehydrogenase family protein, which yields MDFKLTEEQLMIQQAARDFAQNELLPGVIERDEHQKFPTEQVKKLGELGFLGMMVDPKYGGSGLDTISYAIAMEELSKVDASSSVVVSVNNSLVCWGLETFGNEEQKQKYLTKLATGEIIGAFCLSEPEAGSDATSQKTTAIDKGDHYLLNGTKNWITNGSTASVYLVIAQTDREKGHKGINALIVEKGAPGFEIGPKENKLGIRGSDTHSLMFNDVKVPKENRIGEDGFGFKFAMKTLGGGRIGIAAQALGIAAGAYELALKYSKQRKAFGTEIYNHQAIAFKLADMHTQIEAARHLVYKAAWDKDNGNNYDVSSAMAKLYASQVAMDTTIEAVQVHGGNGFVKDYHVERLMRDAKITQIYEGTSEIQKIVISRNIINK from the coding sequence ATGGATTTCAAATTAACAGAAGAGCAGCTGATGATTCAACAAGCTGCAAGAGATTTCGCTCAAAACGAATTACTACCAGGTGTAATCGAAAGAGATGAGCATCAAAAATTCCCTACAGAACAAGTTAAAAAACTTGGCGAACTTGGGTTTTTAGGTATGATGGTAGACCCTAAGTATGGAGGAAGTGGTCTAGACACTATTTCTTATGCCATTGCAATGGAAGAGCTATCTAAAGTAGATGCATCTTCTTCTGTTGTAGTTTCCGTAAACAACTCTTTAGTTTGTTGGGGACTTGAAACATTTGGAAATGAAGAACAAAAACAAAAGTATTTAACAAAGTTAGCTACTGGAGAAATAATTGGCGCTTTCTGCCTATCTGAACCAGAAGCAGGAAGCGATGCTACTTCTCAAAAAACAACAGCTATCGACAAAGGGGATCATTACCTTTTAAACGGAACCAAAAACTGGATTACAAACGGCAGTACAGCAAGTGTTTATTTAGTAATTGCACAAACAGATAGAGAAAAAGGACATAAAGGTATTAATGCATTAATTGTTGAAAAAGGTGCTCCTGGTTTTGAAATTGGTCCAAAAGAAAACAAACTGGGTATTAGAGGTAGCGACACACATTCTTTAATGTTTAATGACGTTAAAGTTCCGAAAGAAAATAGAATTGGTGAAGATGGGTTTGGATTTAAATTTGCAATGAAAACTTTAGGTGGAGGTAGAATTGGAATTGCAGCTCAAGCATTAGGAATTGCAGCTGGCGCATATGAACTAGCTCTTAAATACTCTAAACAGCGTAAAGCTTTTGGAACAGAAATTTACAACCATCAAGCTATTGCTTTTAAATTAGCAGATATGCACACCCAAATTGAAGCGGCTAGACATTTAGTTTATAAAGCGGCATGGGACAAAGATAATGGGAACAATTATGATGTATCAAGCGCAATGGCAAAACTATACGCATCACAAGTTGCAATGGATACTACTATAGAAGCTGTGCAAGTACATGGTGGAAATGGTTTTGTCAAAGATTACCATGTAGAAAGATTAATGAGAGATGCTAAAATTACTCAAATTTACGAAGGTACTTCAGAGATTCAAAAAATAGTAATTTCGAGAAATATCATCAATAAATAA
- a CDS encoding Glu/Leu/Phe/Val dehydrogenase dimerization domain-containing protein produces MKNLLKIYENKPAEIVFNWKDSETEAEGWTVINSLRGGAAGGGTRMREGLDVNEVLSLAKTMEVKFTVSGPPIGGAKSGINFDPNDPRKKGVLERWYNAVAPLLKSYYGTGGDLNVDEIHEVIPITEDAGVWHPQEGVFNGHFKPTEADKINRIGQLRLGVVKVLEGSNFSPDTSRKYTVADMITGYGVAEAVKHYYEIYGGSVKGKRAIVQGFGNVGAAAAFYLSKMGASIVGIIDRAGGVINEEGFSFDEIVAFYRNKDGNTLVADNMLSFEEINNKIWDLQTEIFAPCAASRLITKEQISRMIDSGLEVITCGANVPFADKEIFFGPIMEYTDEKVSLIPDFISNCGMARVFAYFMEGRVPMDDELIFNDTSTTIKKAILNIFEQNKTKQNISKTAFEIALKQLI; encoded by the coding sequence ATGAAAAATTTACTAAAAATATACGAAAATAAACCTGCAGAAATAGTATTTAACTGGAAAGATTCAGAAACAGAAGCTGAAGGTTGGACGGTTATTAACTCATTAAGAGGTGGTGCAGCAGGTGGAGGTACTAGAATGCGTGAAGGTTTAGACGTAAACGAGGTGTTGTCTCTGGCAAAAACTATGGAAGTTAAGTTTACAGTATCTGGCCCGCCAATAGGTGGTGCTAAATCTGGTATAAACTTCGATCCAAATGACCCTAGGAAAAAAGGAGTTTTAGAAAGATGGTATAATGCTGTTGCTCCTTTATTGAAAAGCTACTATGGTACTGGGGGAGATTTAAATGTAGATGAGATACATGAGGTAATTCCTATTACAGAAGACGCTGGAGTGTGGCATCCTCAAGAAGGAGTTTTTAATGGACATTTTAAGCCTACTGAAGCTGATAAAATTAACAGAATTGGGCAGTTAAGGCTTGGTGTTGTAAAGGTTTTAGAAGGAAGTAACTTTTCTCCAGATACTTCTCGGAAGTACACTGTTGCAGATATGATAACTGGTTATGGCGTTGCAGAAGCTGTAAAACATTATTATGAAATTTATGGAGGTTCTGTAAAAGGCAAAAGGGCTATAGTGCAAGGTTTTGGTAATGTTGGAGCCGCAGCTGCTTTTTATTTATCTAAAATGGGGGCTTCTATCGTAGGAATTATTGATAGAGCAGGTGGTGTAATTAATGAAGAAGGTTTTTCTTTTGATGAAATAGTTGCCTTTTATAGAAATAAAGATGGAAATACATTAGTGGCAGATAATATGCTTTCTTTTGAGGAGATAAATAATAAAATATGGGATCTTCAAACAGAAATTTTTGCTCCTTGTGCTGCTTCAAGATTGATTACTAAAGAACAAATTTCTAGAATGATAGATTCTGGTTTAGAGGTGATAACTTGTGGTGCAAATGTTCCATTTGCAGACAAAGAAATTTTCTTTGGTCCTATAATGGAGTACACGGATGAAAAGGTGAGTTTGATTCCTGATTTTATTTCAAACTGTGGAATGGCTCGTGTTTTTGCTTACTTTATGGAAGGAAGAGTGCCAATGGATGATGAATTAATATTTAATGACACCTCTACTACAATAAAAAAAGCAATTTTAAATATCTTTGAGCAAAACAAAACAAAGCAAAATATAAGTAAAACAGCTTTTGAAATAGCTTTAAAACAATTAATATAA